The window GCCGGCATCATGTGCAGAACGTCGAAGAGCAGGATCGCCTGGCAGGTGGTCGAGGTGGCTTGTCTGGCGTCGGTCGTCAGGATGGTGGCGTCATGCCCGAGAGCTTCGCGGGCTACTTCGGCAATGCGGGGGCGCAATTCGATGCCAGTGAGCGTTCGCGGTGACAACATGCGCATGCCGGTTTCCGTTGGCGCTGTTTCCCCGGTGTCTTTCCGCGATGCTTCCGCCAGCAAGGCCAGCATCAGTCCCTGACCGCAGCCCACGTCGATCACGGTGCCGCATTCCGGAACGAGCTGTTGTTTCCAGACCGCGCGATAGAGCGGATCGTGGAGCAGTTTGCCGCGTGCAAATCGCCACGCCGTGATGCCCGACGAGCGGTAGCGCCGACTGGCGCGTTCAGCGAGAAGCTCAAATGTCACCGGGGTCACGTATGTGATGGAATCTGCGAGCAGTTGATTCCGCAGGCGCTGTCACGCTCCGGGCAGGCTTGATCCGACGATTGTGGAATTTGGCTCAGAGCAGGCTGAGTTGGTGGTCGTCCTCGAGGGACACCGTGATCTTCTTCCTGGGCCGCGCCTTTGGAGCGGCGGCGGGAAGTTCCACCGTTGCGTCGTCGGATTCGAGCTTTGCGAGGATCGACTTCGCGCGATCGATGACGCTGACGGGCAGCCCGGCGAGACGGGCGACCTGTATGCCATAGCTGCGGTCGGCCGCGCCTTCGACCACGCGGCGGACGAAGACGATGTCGTCATTCCATTCCTTCACGGCGACGGAGAAATTCTTCAGTCGCGAGAGGCTGCGGGAGAGCTGGGTGAGCTCCTGGTAGTGCGTGGCGAACAGCGTGCGCGGCCCCTGGGTCTCGCCGTTGTGCAGGTGTTCGACCACAGCCCAGGCTATCGAGAGTCCGTCGTAGGTCGACGTGCCGCGACCGATCTCGTCGAGGATGATGAGCGAGCGGTCGCTGGCGTTGTTCAGGATGTTGGCCGTCTCATTCATCTCGACCATGAAGGTGGAGTTGCCGCGAGCGAGGTCATCGCTCGCGCCCACGCGTGAGAAAATGCGATCGACCAAACCGATCCGGCAGCGGGTCGCCGGAACCCAGCAGCCGATCTGGGCCAGGAGGGTGATCAAGGCGACCTGTCGAATGTACGTCGACTTGCCGGCCATGTTCGGACCCGTGATCAAGGCGATCTGAACCTCGTCGCTGGACAGCATTGTGTCGTTCGGGACGAAGGCCGTGCCGCTGGAGATGAATGCGT of the Opitutaceae bacterium genome contains:
- a CDS encoding methyltransferase domain-containing protein, with amino-acid sequence MTFELLAERASRRYRSSGITAWRFARGKLLHDPLYRAVWKQQLVPECGTVIDVGCGQGLMLALLAEASRKDTGETAPTETGMRMLSPRTLTGIELRPRIAEVAREALGHDATILTTDARQATSTTCQAILLFDVLHMMPAADQEALLRSLASSLETGGKLLVREVDASAGWRFKVVKLGNRFKGLVNGYSTRQFHFRTTRDWLALLNELGFTASSQPMSEGTPFGNTLFTAFKK